The Natrinema caseinilyticum genomic sequence CGTCGACGCTGAACTGCCGGGTGCTCACGATCGATCACCGTCGACCGTCGTGTTATTTACCATTGTTAACCACAGTGAGATATTTACAGCAGTCGTTAATAAAGATAGCCATCGATACCGTACCGTTAAGTGAATGGCAACGCCGGAAACTGATACGGCGACGTCGAACGACCGTCGTCGCGGACGAATCAACGATCCATGACAGCGGAGACACCACAGAGAGAGCGCGTGAGCCAGCCCGGCAGCGAAACGGGCCTGTCGCTCGAACGGCGCCAGTCGACGACCCGGGGGACAGACCGATGACCGAGCGTACCGAAGACGACGGCGGCACAGGCGTGCCTGGCCGTACCGACTGGGACGCCGTCTTCTGGGACATCGGCGGCGTCATCCTCGCGCTCGACACCGTTCAGGCCGCCCACGCCGACTTCATCGGGGACGTCCTCGAGCGTCACGACGTCGACGCGACGCTCGAGGAGGCCATCGAGACGTGGCGAACGACCGTCGGCGACTACTTCCGCGAGCGCGACGGGACCGAGTTTCGCTCCGCCCGCGACGGCTACCACCGGGGAATCGCATCCATCGTCGGCGAGCCAGTGCCGCGGGAGGAGTGGGAACCACGTTTCGACACCGTCGTTCGATCGTCGATCGAACCGGTGCCCGGAGCGCCGGAGACGATCGCGCGCCTCGCCGACCGGACGCTCCACGTCGGCGTCATCAGCGACGTCGACGACGCGGAGGGCCGACAGATGCTCGAGCAATTCGGCGTCCGGAAATACTTCGACTCGATAACCACCTCGGAAGAGGTCGGACGAACCAAGCCCGATCCCGCTATCTTCGAGACGGCACTCGAGAAGGCCGACGTCGATCCCGAACGGTCGCTGATGATCGGCGACCGGTACGAACACGACGTCGAAGGGGCAGCGGAGATGGGGATACACGGCGTGGCGTTCGGAGCCGACGACGGACCGGCGGTCTCGTATCGGATCGAGTCACCCGAAGACGTACTCGAGATCGTTTCGGGACGGGGAGAGCGGCTCTATCGTCCCTGAGGGGACCATCCACGCGGCCGACGAGTCGGCCGAGAGCGGACCGAAAACCGTGTTAACTGGTTGAACATTGTACAATACGAGTAACAGCGTAACTATTTTCGTTAGGCAGCGTAGTTGTGATACCGTATACCATGTCGAGCGCGAACCGTGATCCGACGGCTGTCACCGCATCGACTCATCGAACCACATGAGCGAGAACTACTACGAGCGTCTCGTCGACGAGGACGCGCTGGTCGCGTATCTGGAAGAACACCTGGGCACCGCGGACACGTACGACATCGCCCGGCACAAGGAGGGCCACTCGAACGAAACCCTGTTCGTCACGTGGGGTGACCGTGAACTCGTCATCCGGCGGCCGCCACCGGGCGAAACCGCCGATACGGCCCACGACGTGCTCCGGGAGTATCGCGTGACGAGCGCCGTCGCCGAAACCGACGTTCCCGTTCCGACCCCGGTCCTCGCCTGTGACGATCACGACGTCATCGGGAGCGACTTCTACGTGATGGAGCAACTCGAGGGTGACGTCCTCCGCGAGGACGAACCGGAGCGTTTTGCCACCCCGGAACACCGCACGCGGATCGGCGAGGAACTCGTCGATAATCTGGCGAAGATTCACGACCTCGACTACGAGGCGATCGGCCTCGACGAATTCGGCCGTCCGGAGGGGTACACTCAGCGTCAGGTCGACCGCTGGGGGAAGCAACTCGCGTGGGCGTTCGAGGTCACCGAGGATGAGCGCGAAGTACCGGACCTCCACGAGGTCGGCGACTGGCTCCAGGAGTCCGTTCCCGACGAG encodes the following:
- a CDS encoding HAD family hydrolase: MTERTEDDGGTGVPGRTDWDAVFWDIGGVILALDTVQAAHADFIGDVLERHDVDATLEEAIETWRTTVGDYFRERDGTEFRSARDGYHRGIASIVGEPVPREEWEPRFDTVVRSSIEPVPGAPETIARLADRTLHVGVISDVDDAEGRQMLEQFGVRKYFDSITTSEEVGRTKPDPAIFETALEKADVDPERSLMIGDRYEHDVEGAAEMGIHGVAFGADDGPAVSYRIESPEDVLEIVSGRGERLYRP
- a CDS encoding phosphotransferase family protein; protein product: MSENYYERLVDEDALVAYLEEHLGTADTYDIARHKEGHSNETLFVTWGDRELVIRRPPPGETADTAHDVLREYRVTSAVAETDVPVPTPVLACDDHDVIGSDFYVMEQLEGDVLREDEPERFATPEHRTRIGEELVDNLAKIHDLDYEAIGLDEFGRPEGYTQRQVDRWGKQLAWAFEVTEDEREVPDLHEVGDWLQESVPDEHPHTLVHGDYKLDNVMFAPGTPPELVGVFDWEMATLGDPRADLGWMLSYWRDAKDPEPSIPELTTQFMEREGYSNRTELVERWEDRTGYEFEQERFYRTLAVYKLAGLGEMFFRRYLEGNSDDPMYPLMRERVPALAARAKRIIEGDEPL